The nucleotide sequence AGGGATCATCATGGTGAACCTACCATCGCTGGAGCAGGGCGACTGACAGCGGTACCGGATGTGTTATCAGCATAAGCAGCGGCATGTGCGAAAGCCTTGCAATCGGCAATGGATTATGGGATCTATTGGGTCCAAGTCGAGGTAGATTCAACGCTCCTTTAGCAGGCGCTTCTCACGTCATCGATGGACCTGGCGGTTAGTGGTATGTTGATTAGGGATACATGGGTCCTTCTTCATGAGCATTTCGTATGTGATGATGTTCTCCTTGTTCCTAGAAATTATAATTCAGCTGCGCATGCTCGAGCTAGCTTAGGGATGAGTTGGAACCCGGGTGAGTCACATGTCTAGACAAAACCCCTCCCAGAGGCTGTAAAGTGTTTGGTTTCAATAACAAGACCGTAGAGCCagccgtttcaaaaaaaaatggtCCTAGACTGTGGCCCATACGGCCATACTCACCGCTGGTAAAGCCCAGTttgaccaaaaaaaaaaagaggagcgGTACCAAACAGCAGCGTCGCTCCAAACCATAATCTGCTGGATGGAAGCGATTCAGGTTTTGTACAGTTCCGCTTGCCACCGATTCACTCTGGATTCGGCGGTCTCGACCCGGCCCCGCGCCTCTCTCCGTCGCGGCGTGGCCCGCCCGTGTCCCCTCTCTCCATCGCGGAGGTTCTCCCGCACGGCCGCGCCGCACCGCACCGCCTGGAGACGAGCTAGAGCCGGAGCCGAGTGACGTTGGAGTTGAGTGGAGTTGGAACCGAGTGTAGCCGGAGCTGGAGCCAGAGCGGCACGAGAGCGCTACCAAACGGGGCCTGCCACGTCACGTGGAATGCGTCATCGGTCCGACACCCGAGACCAGCGCTCCtgcttagggcagtcccaataaaagaaactagtagtttctataatataggatatcgcaccaaaaagtactgctttccaacccatggtttctatgagtaataactattttctctttctctctcccaactctatcttttcctccaatggaAGTGGTGGTTTCTCCCTATGACGATTTCatagtttcttggtgcattgggtcaagagtagacctggtttcttcacgAAGAaaccatttttatgatttttgctctctttcttcattaattatgttGCTATGTCAGTATTTTACCtatgtggcaagtcatttaatgaggatagaaagcATCGTCAATGCACCCTTAGACTTGCGGCTGTCTCTGTCATCGGCCACGCACGGCGGCGGAGCATAGGCATAGCAGCAAGCAAGCAGCGGAGACGCCGGAGAGCGGTGAGGAAGCATGGAGAAGGAGCAGCTCGGCACGCTGCTCCGGGACCTCGACGCGCTCAAGCAGCATCCCGACGACCTCGCCTCCACCATCGATCGGGTAATCCCTCCCACCTGGCTGCACCATGGATCTCGGCAGTTTCTATAGCCATCTTCCCTTCTGCTGTGCCTTTCCAATTCCTGATCCCGGTTCATCTGATTGCTAGATGCGGGAGCGGTTAGTGGCgatgatgaatccggccgccgccggcgccgcttcTCGATCCAAGATTAAGGTACGATCTGAGGGCTGATTTCGGCGTTCAGGCGCTCTGGGCTGTGCAAATTGAGTGCCATAGTTTTGGACAAATCGTGAATTTTACTCTGTTTGCGCGAAATTGGGGATGCAGGACATGAGCGCGGAAGTAGTGGACAACAATCCCTACAGCAGACTTATGGCGTTGCAGCGGATGGGTGTAGTGGAGAATTATGAGCGCATCAGGGACTACTCCGTCGCCATCGTTGTAAGCATCCTTCTCACCTAATTTAGCATTGCTACTCTTCAAACATGGTTACATCAGCTCGGAATTTCGAAATTGGCATTTACTTCCATCCTTGAGTAGAGGGAGCCTCTCTCTCCATGGTACTGAAAATGTGATTTGGATATCACGAAGCTCAAGGGTCCTTTGGGACCATGCAAACTCGAGTATATTTATCTGTCTAGAGATCGATCTAGGTATACCGTGTATTATGTGCTGAATATTGGGAAATATAGTTACAATACCTGTTTAGAACAACCAACTATCGAGCTATTGTTATTTCTTCATGTTGATATTAGTTTCAGCTTGATCTAGGACAACAGTTCaaagttgtaaaaacaaagaggTTGTAGCTTCATCACATCATGCATGAAAAGATAATTTCGCACATACAGATGGGAAAATTCAACTCAGAGCAAACCTTTCATTCATTATCCTTCTCTTTACAGGGCATAGGTGGTGTTGGTAGTGTTGCTGCGGAGATGCTCACTAGATGTGGAATTGGACGCCTGTTGTTGTATGACTATGACACAGTTGAGTTGGCTAACATGAATAGGTTGTTCTTTCGTCCAGAACAAGTAAGCTTCCAGGACAgtatttattttgttgttgtttgtTTTACACCAAGACATTTTTCATGTTGAAGTACTTATGCTCACTGCTCTGCAAGACTGCAAGAACATAATTCAAATCAGATCGTGACTGCATTCAGTCCATATACTTTGATAGGTTGGAATGACCAAAACAGATGCTGCTGTACAGACACTTTCTGGAATAAATCCTGATGTTGTGTTGGAGGTGAGCAACTATGCCCAGCATCAATATTCTCTGTTAGCCTTTTTTCCTACATCAGTAAACCAAATCATTTCATTAGATTCTGGCCTCTGGGCATCATTAGTTTTTGGTAGAAGTGACAAATCAAGAGCATGCAGTTTTTGTTGAACTAACCATTCTTAATGTTTACTACTTTCCATTACTTGCTCATCTTCCACTGTATATGTATAAAACTAGAAGTTTTTGTTGTACTGTTTCCTCTTTACTGTCTTTATTACGTGCTTCAACTTGGTACATTGTCTTATGAGAGGCAAAATAGCAGGCATGATTTCTTTTTTTCGGCTGTATTGGATGGAGTAGCAATACCATTGTATTCCTTCTACTTATAAGAAAACCTATTCTAACATCTCTTTTCTACTGTAGAGCTACTCACTGAATATTACTACAGTCAAAGGTTTCGAAACATTTTTGGCAAGTTTAAAAGCACAGAGCTCTCATGAGCGTAGCACTGGAGTTGATCTTGTCTTGAGCTGTGTCGATAACTATGAAGCTCGTATGGTTGTAAACCAGGTGATTTGTCCACAGACAACTAAATTATTTGGTCCCTCCTTCACGTGCCTTATAATAACATTATGTGCATAGTTATGTATTATGGTGCAGTTCATTGGTGGGAATTTGCTTATTTGTTCTTTGTACCTGCTTTTCAGGCATGCAATGAGCTTGGTCAGACGTGGATGGAGTCTGGTAAGTTGTAAATCACATTTTTTGTCTCAAACTTGCATTTATTGACAGCAAAACTTTTCAGAAACCACATTCCTATTAATGATTAATTAACAATATGATTATTGCCTACTTTTCTTGTGTAATGCTGCCATTGTATCTCATTGTATACCCTAATCACACCTCAAATGTGTCAAGCAAGCTTCACTTGTACAGTGTTTTCTCCTTGTTTTATATCACTAGTCAGTATCCTTCAGCCATGATACTTGGTCATCAGTTGAACCTTGTGCATTGCTAATTTTTCAAGGCACACAAGGGAAACTGATTTTCTGTCAGGATCCTATTTTACTGCGTTACTGCTTAAATTTTGCAAGGATGTTCAACATAGTTATACCGGATTATGGATCAAAACAGATCTATGTTTCACATAATTGGTTTGGAAAACAGGATGTAATTGCAACCCACAGAAATATACACACAAGTTTAAGTTTTGAAGCTTACTGGATTACAGCCAATTTTTTATTGAACTCATAGTGATAGTGATGGTACAAAAGGCTGAGATAGCTTCTGACTATGAACAGGTGTCTCAGAAGATGCTGTTTCTGGTCATATACAACTGCTGGTTCCTGGTGAAACTGCATGTTTTGCATGTGCTCCTCCATTGGTATGTTCTTTTGATCTTATATTTGCTACTCTTGTTTAATGGTGTGCAGTGTGCTCTTGTGAATTTGATACTTTTAGATTGTGGATGTGTATTTCATATTGTCATTCCTACCATTTTCCGTGCTGAGATTTCAGTGGTTATTCTGGCTTGACAGAGATGTCCCCTGTGAACTTCCATAATATTTCCTTTTCATTTCTGTATCACTTGTCTGTAATACCTTCAATTATAGGTTGTAGCATCTGGAGTGGATGAGCGTACACTTAAGCGAGAAGGTGTTTGTGCTGCCTCTTTGCCAACTACAATGGTGAGGCGTTGTTTTATCCTTTTACCATTTCTTTTGTACTATTATTTGCCACTGTCTCGATGCTTGAATCAGTGATGTTTCAATTATTCGTGTTGTGTAGTGCCTGGTAGCCTTATATGGACCAGTGCATCTTTTCATTAGTTTTGAGACATCGTGATTTTATTGTGTGCTTTGCTTTTtctcattatattaagaagaacaAAGGGAGTCTTGGAagaagaagggcaggcctggtgtagTGGTGAGagttgtctcactgagtcaccaggtcgtgggttcgaagtaacctctccgcagattttgcgggggaaaggcTTGCCTTGGTTttccccttccccagacccccaCTCATGTGAGAGCCtctggcactgggtctgcccctttTTTTTAAAGGGAGTCTTGGAAGACTCGTACACACTTATTAAGGCAGGTTTCCTTGCACTCTATAAAGCATAATCAACTGGGGAAAAAATCTGGTGCGGGCCGTCCCTATGCGACGTCGTGCGGTCTGTGCAGCTGATGTGTGGACCACaatatcatcatcaccatccaGCATGGTGAATCAGATGCCTCATGGGCCATGCGTTAGCTGTACGTCCGCACAGTGTTTTCATGCAGATGGCCCTCACGCAATTTTTTTCCATCAACTGCAATGTAACATGGAAGCTATATCTGTGTAGCTGACTAGTTGCCGTTTATATGTAATATCTACAGTATTTTCTCAACATTGTTGGAAACAACTGTAATCTAGTGGATCAAACATTTCATGATTGTGTACTACCACTCTGAGGATGCATTGCAGTCTTTACACTTAGAATTCATCTTTCGTCTTCACCAGAAGTTCATACCTCCTCTCCCATTCCTTTTCTAGGTCTAATAAATATTGTTTTTGCAGGGTGTTGTTGCCGGTCTCCTGGTCCAGAATGCTCTGAAATATTTGTTGAACTTCGGACAAGTTTCCCCTTACTTGGTAATTATTTGATTTTAACTATGGCGTTGGTAATCCTGCAAACTTTTTGGAGGTTTCCATTTCCCCCTAAATAACCCCCCTCCCCTGATTAACTGAAGAGTCTTCTCTTCTTTGGATTCTTCAGATTGTAAATACTCTTTCCTTTAGTTTCTTGCTTAAATGTGGTGCGTATGATATGCTCCCTCTGATTCGAAATATAAGTCCTTTAGGACAGCAACAGTCTCCActcttcttttttttctcgaacacgcaggagagctgcgtatcattgtattaatagaAGAAGAGAGAGTCATACATAGACCCAGACCCACACACACAAAACCCACTACTACAATGTGATGCTTTAAATAGTGCAAACTATATATCATGAAACCATGTTCCATGATAAATCTAGTAATCTCAACCATGTGCCAAGTTAAACTTTCCATATATAGATGGGCCAAGTTAAAAAAGTTTGGCCGGATAGAATCCTAAAGCAACCTACACTTGGAACTGGAGGGAGTATATTTGTTAGGGTTAATACAAATAATTTTGGGCTTGAAAGGTTAGACCACCGTGTCTCATGTTGATCCAGTGTATCCATCCCTACATTTCATATGaatgatagtttttttttttttgaaatctttTTATCTATTCATTCATGATTTGCAGGGATATAACTCACTTAAGGATTATTTCCCTGCAATGGAAATGAGGCCAAATCCACAATGCTCGAATCCAGCATGTGTTCAGAGACAGGTGTTTGTCTTCCCACAAATTATTGCTATGCTAAATGCGAAAACTGATGAAGGGTTTCTAACATCATCATTTTCAGAAAGAATATATGGACTCCAAACCTGCTAGAGATGCAGCAGCAAAGACTAAGTTGGAAGCTGAAGCATCTGCAGAAAATGAATGTCCCGTCCACCTAGACAACGATTGGAATATTAGGTAAATCATTTGACATCAACTTAAATTTATTTTACTTGAGAATACTGATTTATTTGTGTCATAAACAAATGTGTAACAACGTTCGTCAAAGATATGTATATATTACTGAAAAGTACTACTAATATGAATATCACTGATGCGACCTAGTGTTTCATTAGCTACCATTTCAATTGAGTGGGTTATCCATATATAGCTAACTGAGCTAATAACATTGTGGTGGACCAATGGAACACTGTACCCATATTCAAAGTTGAAACCGCATAATTTCTTGAGCAACCTCATTAGCAAGATTGCATCGTAGTTGAAAATATAGTTCAGATTTTTTGACTAAAAGTTTATGGCTAGCCTGAACTATTCTTTTTAATAGAGTATATGATACTGAAACTAATTGGCTAGTACTTTGATGCTGGTGCCATTGTATTTCCAGTATTTTGTTTGTCTACTGTACAGCAAATTGACATGCTTGATTCATAAATATCAGTTTTACATCATATCTAaattataatttttatttttatatgcAGTGTTGTTGATGATGAAGAAACTGGGACATCAAGCATTCGTAACACTCCAGgtaaatgaaatgacattttcaGATCAGAACAAAGTATATTTCCTCTTATCAGCCGGACACCTTTTTACACTGAAATTCTACAGATATTCTACCAGAAGGTCTTGTCCGTGAGCTTCCAGATGCTGATTCATATGCAGAACCAGCTGCGCCAGTGAGTTCCAGTGCTATTGATGATGATCTTGAGGAGCTCCAGCGTCAACTTGATGCCCTAAACGCATCTTAGCCTTGATAAGTAAGCTAGCTCATCTGCGTCTCGGCTTCTCCCCAATCCCAACTTGGATGGGGAAACATGATTCACATACTGTTGTTTGTGTCGGTTCTAACGGAGTTGGTAAATTCACCGGATATAGCCTTTATTCGTAGCACTGTGGTAAAAGggggaaaaaaagagagaaaagcatAGCTATACTGCTTTGGGAGTTTGACTTGCAATTTTGGTTGAGAACATGTACATTTCTGAGCCAGGCAACTCGTTGGTACTAATGTCTCAATTTTTGTCGATTGCTtacaaggccatgtttagttccccaaaTTTCCTgaatttgacactatgcaaaaagaagattctccatcacatcaaacttacggtacatgcatggagtactaaatgttgatgaaatcaaaaactaattgcacagtttggttgtactttgcgagacgaacgttttgagcctaattagtcaacgattgaacaattattaccaaatacaaacaaaatgctacagtgctcTGCCTTTCCGACGGCGCCGAATCCGGAtggaaactaaacatggcccaaatCAGAGGTCTCATAGCTGTTGGTATTCAAAGGTTTGTCTGGAACCGCCATTTGCTTATTATTCAGAGGTTCCACTACTGCTTCCTGTTAACTCTGATGACAGTTTTTATCTGATTGCGAAGCGTTAAAGTTTAATCTCCTGCTTCGTATCTTCTGAGTTGCAATGCTTCCTCTTGACAAGAGTCGGAGATTTCAGAACATATATAATGTAGAACCGAAACCGCTTTGGATGCCATGAGTCGCTGTGACTGAGGTGTGTGAATGTCGAGTGGTGCAACTACACCCACGCCGATGAGCTTGTTTAGATAAACACTACTTTTCCAGTATATGTCGTGACAGTGCAAATTTTTTGGCAGATTGGGCCAAAGCTGAAACTCAAGTGAACTGTAATT is from Miscanthus floridulus cultivar M001 chromosome 7, ASM1932011v1, whole genome shotgun sequence and encodes:
- the LOC136463375 gene encoding ubiquitin-like modifier-activating enzyme 5, whose product is MEKEQLGTLLRDLDALKQHPDDLASTIDRMRERLVAMMNPAAAGAASRSKIKDMSAEVVDNNPYSRLMALQRMGVVENYERIRDYSVAIVGIGGVGSVAAEMLTRCGIGRLLLYDYDTVELANMNRLFFRPEQVGMTKTDAAVQTLSGINPDVVLESYSLNITTVKGFETFLASLKAQSSHERSTGVDLVLSCVDNYEARMVVNQACNELGQTWMESGVSEDAVSGHIQLLVPGETACFACAPPLVVASGVDERTLKREGVCAASLPTTMGVVAGLLVQNALKYLLNFGQVSPYLGYNSLKDYFPAMEMRPNPQCSNPACVQRQKEYMDSKPARDAAAKTKLEAEASAENECPVHLDNDWNISVVDDEETGTSSIRNTPDILPEGLVRELPDADSYAEPAAPVSSSAIDDDLEELQRQLDALNAS